A window of Halichoerus grypus chromosome 15, mHalGry1.hap1.1, whole genome shotgun sequence genomic DNA:
tggggGGGGGGACTCCCAGTTCATTCTCAACTCTGCCCCAGAAAACCTCACTCTGAgcttcccctcttctcccttcccacaGCCTGGCGGGGGGTCAAGAGGCTGGTGCTGGCAGAGCTGGTGACCTGTAATCCATTTTCGAGACTTCAGTTGGGCATGAAGGTTCTTGGCAGCTGCTGTTCTGTTCTCAGCCCCTGGTACCTCTGTGGAAATTTTGAGAGCATGGGAGAAGTCAAGTATAACATCTGGcgtgtgtctgtatatatataactGCTGATTGAGGAAGTGTCCCTGACTGAAATAGCCACGCTCCCAAAACCGAAGAGTTCTGAATTATCTCTATGGTTCCAGCTCTGAAATTCCATCCTTCATCCCACAGGCTTAAaatatatgtgcacatacacacacacacatatatataaaatctatataatACCTAAATGAGACTGCCCTCAGCCCTGAAAATTCATGATCTCATAGAATCTCAGGCACTCTTGTGAAATGATTGCTATCAACCACCCTCCTTGATGAGCGGGGAAACGGAGGCTCGGAGTCCAGAAATAATAAGTGGCAGAGTCTGGGTTATGAACCCGGGTCTAGTGGCCTCAAAGTCTCCAAGTGAAACCGTGATTCTACAGCAGCTGGAGGAAGGGTTGCCAAGATGTGAGGTCTTCTTAAGGTGCCTTGGGGACACTCGTTGAATCACCAGGCACCTGCAATGGTGTCAGAGTCAGAACTCCATCCCCGAATGCAGACTGGGTGACCTGAGATCTTCTACTTCAATCACTGATTCAACAAACACTCCTGAGCGCCTGCTGGGGGCCAAGCTTGTGCGGGGTGGTGCTGGGGACAGAGCGGCGACCAAGacagccccagccctgctctcttGGGGCTCACAGGCCAGAGAGAAGACAGACCCATCCCCCAGTGGGTAGGGCAGGAATGTGGGGGCCCAAAGAAGAGGGCTGAGTCTGAAGCTGGGGAGGTGCTGGCCAGGGAAGGCCCTTTCAAAGCTGTCAAAATCGAAGTAAGAGCTCAGAGAAAGGTGGCGTCGCTTATGCAAATTGCATCCCTGTGCCCTTTGTTTCATAAAAGGGGAagaatgcaaattttttttccGTCAAGATAAAAAAGCAACACCCTGAGCAGGTCCCGTTTATTCCCATCACTCTGCGGCTAGAGCTTCCATCACTCCATCTCCTGAGGTCCCTGCCCCGACACAAGTGTAGCGTCTATCACCAAGCATCCctgagggtcagggaaggcttcagaaCGGGGGTGCCTGAGCTGAAACTGGAATCACAGCTAGATGAAGAGTTAGGGGGAACAGCATTCTAGGTAGGGGGACCCGCATATGCAAAGGCCCGGAGGCCAGGGCAACTGCACTGAGTTCGGTCTGCCTGATGCAGACAATGAGGGAAGAGTGGTGAGAAGAGCGTGGAGATGTAGGAGGGTGCCAGGCGAGGGGATCTGCGCTGTGTCCTGAGAGCACTGGGGAGCCACAGAAGGCTTATGGGCAGGGGAATAGAAAAGTcacaccaggggcgcctgggtggctcagtcggttaagtgtctgacttttgattttggctcaggtcatgatctcagggtcgtgagatcgagccccacgtggggctccatgctcagcggggaggccacttgagattctctctctcgccttgcccctccccccaactctctctcaaataaatacataaatctttttaaaaagaaaaatgacaccaGCTGCCGACTCAGAGATAAAACCAGTGGAGGTACAAGGAGGGCAGTGAGGCCCCCTCACCCACCCAGAAGGCCCTGTAATGGGACAACTCCCAGCTCTCCACTTTTGACCTTGGCTCTGAGACTCAAGCtcgctgtgcctcagtttccctgcctaTAAAACAGACTAGTGCTGACCTCAGAGTTGTAGAGGGGACCAGTGAGGTCGTGGCTGGGAGAACCTGGCACGGTCCCTGGCACACAGCCAGCATGGGGTGTCAgctgaccccctcccccagaagctgCCCTTCTGCGACCTGTCACAGCCGGTTCCAGAGCCCAGCACTGTCTGTATCTGGTGCTGCTGCCCTGGGAGTCATTACCCCCGCTACCACTTCTCATTCCAGGAGAGAGCTGATGTTTTCACGTTTGTTCTGTAAGTGGGTATTTCTGATCCTTAGAATGTAACCACTTAttgtattgcttttgtttttaatctttaaaagacATATTTACAGCACCCCAAGGACTTGCAATTACAGAAGCAAGAATGGTAATAGTGatgataattataaatataatgtcAAGCATTGATTTGGCAGTCACCTTGTTGGTACGCTGTTCTAAGCGCCCTTTATAAGCATTAGACCAGGGCTTCTCAACATCGGCACTACTCACATTTGGGGTCCAATGCTTCCTTGTTGCTGGGGCTGTCGTGAGCATGGTAGGAGGCTGATCAGTCTCCTTGACCTCTACCCACTGGGTGCCAGtagcacctcccccaccccccgtcatGACAACCAGAAAGACTTCTAGACATTGCCAATGTCCCCTGAGGGGAGCAAATCATCCCCAGTTGAAAAATCACTGAAGGcatcatcattcccattttatagataaggaaactgacgCTCGGAGAGGataagtaattttcccaaagtcaccaGAGCTAATAAGTTTTGGGACTTGCACGCTGGCAGTCCAATTCCGGATCTTACATTctggtgtgtgtgcatttgtgtgtgtgtgcacgtgtgtgtgaaAGACTATTGAGAACATTTATGCTCTCCTATTTCCTTTATTCAAATTTTACTCAATTTTTGAATGGGTTGTATATTACCAAGGTTTAAATCTCAAAGATATAGAAAAGACCTTGAGTGAAGTCTCTGTCCTATCCACCCACCCAGTTCTGAGCCTTCCCTCCCCGCCATCACACACAGAGCCACTGTTTTTGTGCATCCTTCCAGGGTTTCTTTGTGTGTTtataagaaatgcaaatatatatttacttttctccCGTTTTTACACCAAAGGTAGCATACCATAAGAACTATCCAGCAGCATGCATTTGTAACTTAACTACATACTCTGGAGATCTTTACCTCTCAGTTCATGCCATTCCGGAGTTCTTCCTCATCCTTTTGTACAGGTGTATCGTTCCACTGTGTGAATGgaccataatttattaaattgGTTCCCTATGGACGGGCACTTGGATATTTCCAATCTTTAGCCATTATAACTAAGGTGTGACAAATGACGCTGCCCGTTAGTCATTTTATATTGAGAAAGTGTATCTGTAGAACACATTCCCTGACGTTTAATTTCAGGGTCAGAGGATATGGAGGGCACCCaggtggttcagtcatttaagtgtctgacttcggctcaggtcatgatctcagggtgctgggatggagtcctgtatcgggctccctgctcagcgggaagtctgtttctctctctgtctgctgctccgcctgcttgtgatctctctctctctctctctgtcaaataaaaatacagtctttaaaaataataataataatttgcttttctcttaccATGAGCACGGCTGAATATttgacatttctattttatttttatttttatttttattttattttatgaatggcCTACCCATATCCTTTGTATATGTTTCTGTTAGgttgttgatatttttcttattgatatcTCAGAGCTTTTTACATATTAGCAAAATAAGCTCTTGGTCTGTGAGATCTGTTGCAAATCATTTTTCCTGGTATGTCATTGTTCTTCTGACTTGGTgggtggtatttgtttttttccacttggCTGAAGTTCTTTACATTTTCATCTCAGGTGTTTCAGTCTTTTATGGCTGGACCTTGTGTTCTTACTGCAACAGCCATCAATCCAATGAGAGGCAGAAGAGTGGGGTGGGTAAGTGCATAGGGTCTGGAGCCAGACCCTGAGGATTTCACTGCAAGCATTAAGCCACGTGGAAATTTAATTAAAGGAAGTGAGAGCAGCTGGGGATGGTGGGGCACACTCACCAGTCTACTTTACTGACAGAATTTTGCTTGCCTGGGTGTGGCTCACAGCCCTGCTCTTTATCACCTATGACATCCTGGACAATGGTCTTcagttctctgagcttccatttcctcagtCCTCCTGGGGGTATAATAATTGTGTCACTCAGGGTTGAGGTAGGAAATGGTCTACTCAAAAGGAGTAATGACGGGGGTTAATAAAGGGACTATTTGCAGAGGTGTAGGCAGGACATAGGTAAACCCACCTGAGATTGTGCAACACCCAGGGACTAGCCACAGCAGAAAGCCGTTACTTCCTCTGTGCTAGAAGCCGTGTAAGCGGAAGAGCAGACCCCCAAAACCCAAAGACAGTGGTGTATGGAGAGGGACACCAACGGCAGCCTTATTAGAGGGACAGAGCCGACCCATGTTgatggagcagggagggagctgtgggACCAGCTACCTCAAGGTCACTCCCATTGGCAGAAGCCAACCCGAAGCAAAAGACATGGGGACCTGATGATGCAGCTCAAAGAAGTCAGCCTttcaggaagcagagcagggcagaggtCAGAGAATGGATCTGCAGGATACCCTGAATAATGTGTGCTTGGTGGGGTCGATGAAGGAGTAAGTAAGATAATATATGTTCattgcttagaacagtgtctggatTGTaggaggtgctcagtgaatgttcccttttatttcttttttttttaagatttatttatttgagagagagagagagagagtgagcagggggaggggcaaaggaagagggagagagagagaatcctcaagcagacttcctgctgagtatggagctcgagcccaggaccccgagatcatgacctgagcagaaatcaggagtcagacacttaaccaaccgagctacccaggcgcccccccttacACTATTTCTGTCATTATCACTGTTATCAGCTCTTGATGTGCCACACTCCTCGCCAGCTCGGGAAGGTTTATTTGCTGGGGCATCATCTCACCTTTGGTCCCATttgctccctctgctctctcctctcctttcccacacCCTCCAAGGCATCCTGATCGCATCCTGCACCTGTTCTGCCTCGTTGGACCTGCCCGCCCCCACATCTCCAGACCCCTTGACCGAAGGAGCCAGTGCCCGCCTGCCTGTCCCCAGAAGCCCGAATGGTGTTCTCTCCACTTCTTGGTTCCAAGGGCACAAGGCCCGGCCAGAAACCATGATCTTCTCCCCTGAGGGCTTCCCAGGGCCCAACCACATCGGCCAGGAGACACTGGACACCCAAAGCAGCCTGATCATCGGAAATGCAACAGCTCAAGACACAGTGCTGGAAACCAGCAGAGGACGCAGGAGTGCGACAGAGCAGATACTTGGCCAGGGTGAGTGGGGCCGAGAGGGACGGAGTTCTCAGGCAGAGAGAGCGGCGTGGGCAAGGCTGGAGGGGCAAGAGAGATCTGGAGAGCACAAGAAATTGTGCGCAGAACCGTAGAGGGGGTGCAGGCCATGCGAGGCTGTTGGCTTTTCAGTGTGACTTGGGAAGGCAGGTAGAGCTGGTGGTCTGCAGGGCTGACCATGCGGGGCTGACCATGCGGGGCCTGAGATTTCCACTCAACAAAACACTTACCGACGCTGATTCTTACATATGCATCAAATCCTTTTTTAGTGCCTTCTCTgtcctgggtggggctgggctcGTGGGCAGGGACATGCAAGAACCTAGCCTAGGAGACAGGTAGGGCTCCCCAGAGGAGGGGCCATCCGAGCTGGGACCTGTAAAGCCGATCAGGAGTTTGCCCCGTGAAGAGTGGGAGAAAGTTCTCCTTTAGAGAGACCAGCTGGAGTAAACACCAAAAAGCAGGAAAGACAGGCTGCAACTTACTGAGCCCTCGCTACGTACCAAACACAGGGGATTTTACAACGACCCAAGAAAGCAGATGCTCCGAGCACCAACCCCACTGCACAGGTGGGGAACTAAGACCGAGAGGTGATGTCAATAGCCTGTGGTCACCTAGAAGCAAAAGGCCAAGCTGCGATTCTACAGGACTCTCTATGGTCCTGGAGCTTATCTCCTTTCCCACGGCCTCTCTAGCCCAGCACCATCTTCAGGGTACCAAAGGTGGGGAGAGTTCCCCCACCTCCCGTGCCCGTGCCATGCTCAGCCTGGAGCTTGTGCAGCCTCTGAGACCAGGACAGCCTTGCAAAGACGTGGCTGCCCCACCAGTGACTAGCCTTGTGTCCTTGCAAAGGTACTTCCCATCTGTGTacttcagtgtcttcatctgtaaaatggactcATGGTAGAACCTACCCCATAGGGTTGTGTTGAGGATTTCAGTGAGTAAATCTGGTGTTTTTCAAGCTTTTTCAATCATGACCCACAGTGAGAAATGAACTTCACATCATGACCTGGTGTGTacttgtatacacacacacacacacacacacacgcgtaaGACACATGTCATAAAATAACAGTTATTGCTATGAGCAATgcattctgatattttctatcaTATTATAGCTCATGTCACATTTCAAATGCTGattacaactttctttttttttttttaagagtttatttatttatttgacagagacatagcgagagagggaacacaagcagggggagtgggagagggagaagcaggcttcccgctgagcagagagcccgacgcggggctcgatcccaggaccctgggaccatgacctgagctgaaggcagacgcttaatgactgagccacccaggagcccctgattaCAACTTTCCAAATGATTTCGTCCAAGCATGGATGGGTCTCACTCACTCATAACCAGCCATGAGTTAGCATGTGTTTGGAATGGTGTTTGGCTTCTAGTAAGAGCCAGATCCAAGTGGATATTACATTGATTCCTGTTTCTACACCTGGTGggctctttctcctcctgccaGGCTTAGCTGAttcaccacctcctccaggaagccttccatggGTTCTTGGTTTGAGCTAAAGTTCTTTTCACTTTATCATATTGCATTGAAATTGGAAATCAGCTCAGTGTGGAGGCTCCAGGCACTCACCACGACATCAGACTTGCGGGCTCAAAtactcgctgtgcctctctctgacCATGAAGCCTGAGCCTAAGAACCCCTGGACCTCAAGTCTTTAACCTGGAAAGAGAACTATTATGGATGCCCCATCTCTGTAAAGAGGGTTCCCAGCAGCCAGGCGCAGGTCCCGAGCCTTTGGAGACCCCctcttgactcctctctttctctccaatccatcagcaaatcctgtggGCTCTGCTTTCAAACTAATCCAGAATCCAGCCACTCCTCCCAGCTCTTCAGCCTCACCCTGGGCCAGCTGAGGGCTGGGCAGCTGGGATATTTATATACCAGCCCATGCCAGTCATCGCGTAGTGCCTTGGCTGTGCCCATCTCCCAATTCTCTGGCCTGCTTCCACCTTGGCCAGAGCAGGCTCTGGCAGCCGGAGAAAGTGCCCAGGCAACAGGTGCAATGTGGCAGTTGGAAgcggtgagggtgagggtgaggggctggggtgggggcgccaACAGCTCTGCCACGCTCCATGTCTGGAGCAGCACTGGGCACCAATCAGGAACTCCAAACACAtttgttgatgaatgaatgaatgaatgaatgaatgtcccTGTGTTGGACAAAAGAAGTGCTCAGCCTCTTTGAGGGGTCTCCATCCATGTGGCCTTGCTCTCTGTTTGCACAGCCTGCTCCAACGGAGTGATGCTGCTGACATTCCCTTATGTCTTCGAGGGCGTTATCCAGAGTGACCTCAACTACTCAGtgatcctggagtgcctggcTTCTTCTATCACCCCCAAACCCGTGCTGCACTGGACCTTCAACGGGAAGCCCTACAAGATTGGGGCTATGCTGATCATCCGGAGGTTGTCCCTGGAACATCTGGGCACCTACGTGTGCACAGCCAAGAACAGCCAGGGACAGTGTTCCTCCTATCCTGTGACCCTCTCGCTGCCGCGTgagtccccccgcccccaccccagacttctGCATCCTTGGTTGCATTGAGCCACCTACAGAGCGGTCCACTCTGAGCCCCTCTCCAGCCAAGATGTCATCCCGTCCTTCCATCTGCCTGGCAGAGTGGGGattattagcccattttacagaggctGCAGCTCACAGAGATGAGCTCGAACAAATGCTCAGCTCAGGATCTGGAGCCAGCGATCTGGATCCCGGCTCCAACTATTGGCTGGCTGTGTGAACTTAACCTCTCTAGGTCTCAGCACatacctgcaaaaaaaaaaatgcaggtgaTAATGAGTGGTTctgagcacaggctttggagtttgaattctggcttcaccacttcctagctgtgtgactttagaccCCTgccttgacttctctgtgcctcagtgtcctcatctgtaaattgggaaaATAATAGCGCCCACCCTGAAGTATAGTTGTGAGCATTCAATGAGATAAGGAGGTGAACAGCTTAAAATAATAGAGCCCAGTGTTACTGGACACGAGTGAGTGCTCAGAAAGCATGAGCTAGTATCGTGGCTGCAATTACCATTAtccatattattattaattttgtgacTATTACTGTATGCGGTGGCACGTGTGGAGCCTCAGGGGGCAGTAACAAGAACAGCCTGTTGGGATCAGGAAAGTGGTCTAGGAGCTGGTTAAACCTGGATTCAATTCCCGCCCTTGTGCCTTCCTGGCCAGGTGACTTAAGATAAGTGAcatcccttctctgagcctctgtttcttcctgtgtATAATGGGGGTGACTGTGTATACCTCTGCAAGATTGTCATAAGGAGCAGAAATAATACATGAATGAGGCCAGCAGAACACCTGTTGGAAAGCAGGTGCTTAAAGGGCACCTGGCTTGTTCTGTCGggggagcatgagactcttgatcttggggtcgtgaactcaagccccacggtgggcgtggagcctactgaaaaaaaaagaagaagaaagaaagcaggtcCTTTAAATAGCAGCTATCCTCATGAATATTATTTTTCGTGTATTTATGCATGGAGGACGAGAGGCCTGGAACCAGCTAAAATGGTACAGAGGACCTGGCCAGTAGAGAAGTAGGGGAGGGACTTGGGCAGCAGGGAACACATGAGCAAAGGTCCAGAGCATGGAAAAGGCAAGGGTGATGGAAAGTCTGGCTTGGCTGGGTCCCAGAGAGCTGCCATTTCTTCCCAGCCAGGCTCTAGTAGGAGCTTCAGGATTTGGTTTGGGGGTGATTCACTGGGAGAAAAAAGTTTAAATCCTGTAGCAGCAGGTGACTCTGATAGGTTCATTGAGAATGACTTTCAGGTCCCCCTTTATTCGTCCATCAACTATTCTGGAAATGTTTATTGGCTGCCTACTACATGACCAGCCCGTGCTGGGTGGTGTTGGGGACATTCTGGAGacagccctggccctggccccaaACAGTAATGTTTGAGTGGGGGACAGACTGGTGGGGGACAGACCCGTCCACAAACAGTAATGACCAGAGTGGGCaagactggggtgggggagccaAGGAGCCACCTGACCCAGCAAgtgggtcagggagggcttcctggaggaggggacatcTGAGCTGGTACTAGGATACATAGGAATTATCCAGGCcaaggggaggaaaatggcataAATAGCATTCTAGGGGGTACAAAGGCCAGGAGGTAGAAGAGAGAGGTGAGCTCAGAAATTGAGTAGAGTCCTGTGGAACTAAGTTAAcaaggtagggagagagagagagctgaggcTGGCCGAGTGGCAGGGCCTCAAAAGCCAAAATGAAGGATGCTTcctccccaggtcctgggaagcCACAGCAAGGTTCTGAGCTGGGGACGAACAGGGTCAAGTTTGAGCTTTCCACAGACCCCTCTGGCTTctaggggtggggaggtgggagggggagggactggGGCAGGAGAtccaggaggaggctggggtggaggcCAGAGGATGGGAAGGAGGGGGTAGACTGAAGACACGCTCAGGAGGTGAAATGGTGGGAGGCGGCGGTGTGGAGGGAGGATGGCTCCCCCAGTCTTGCCCCTTCTTGGTCCCCAGAAGACAACGTGGATCCCACAGACGCTGAGCCCATCGAGCCAGACCCCGTTCTCACCGTGTCAGGAGGAGCTGCTATAGGCCTCCTCGTGGCTGGAAATATAGGGGCCATGATGCTGATAGGGGGCATAAGCCTCACCATCTTCCAGAGCATAAGGTATGTGCTGCCCTTCACCTCTGTCCACTGCCTGACATCCGCTCAGCCCCCACAAGACATAGCTCATTCTGCAGCAAGACAGAAACCCAACCAACAGCCTCATCCAAGAAGCTTTAGACTCAGGGAGGAGGATACCTACCCCTGACGCATGCACCCGAAGTGACACCGGggaacaaagagacagaaaaggattCCGGAGCTCATCTGCCTAGGTTCGAATCCTGGCTCTATTCCCTACCCACAGTGAGGCCATGGGCAAGTTGCTCCcgctgtctgtgcctcagtttgcccatctgcaAAATGCCATCCttggggctgttgtgaggatgaaacaAGCTACTATTTCTAAAGCATCCACACCTGTGCCCGGCATGTGGTCAGTGCTGTATTCAGTCCTTCTACACATATCAATCCAGTGCACACCCTGCCGGCGCTGGGGAAACCCTGAGAATAGCAGCCGGAGTCCTGGACCTCAGGAACTTGCATCCTAGTCAGAGACACCAGCAATTCACGTGATGaccaagtaaaatatttttttttattttatttttttaaagattttatttatttatttgacagagagagtgagagagcacaagcagggggaacagttgagggagagggagaagcaggttcaccgccaagcagggagcccgatgcagggctcgatcccaggaccctgggatcatgacctgagccgaaggcagacgcttaaccatctgagccacccaggtgccccgaccaaGTAAAATATAGATAGCATGTTGGATAATGATGAGTGCTAAGCAGTGGAGTAAGGCTGGGAAGTAAGgccagggttggggtggggtagggtTTAATTAAGTCAGTGAAGGCCTCCCCAAGAAAGTGACATCTGAGCAAAGACACTGAGCAAAGGAGGGATGGATGTCAGTGAATGTCTGGCAGAAGGGCATAGCCAGGAGGGAAAATAGCCAGGGcaaaaggccctgaggtaggactTCCCTGGTGTGTTCAAGCAATAGCAAGGAGGACAGCATGGCTGGAGTGCTGTGaggaatggaaagagaaataGGGCATGAGATCAGGGAgcgaatgggggtgggggtggacagaAAGTGTAAGGTCTTGCGGGCCACATAAGGACTTGGCTTTTGTTCTGAGTGACATGAGAGCCATGGAGGGTTTAGAGCAGAGGAGGGATGGGATCTGACTTATATCCGACTTGCATTTCATTCCTAGATGTATTAGCTATTACTGTAATACTGTAATATCTTACCATGTATTGAGCGCCTATTATGTGCTTGCTAAACATTATTCTACTTAATGTCCACAAGAGCTCTGCAGgtgttggggggaagggggaggggcggtgGTGGATAAGAGAGAAAATCTTGTTTTTGTCaaagaggaaactaaggctcagagagaagtGACTAGCCCTAGACCCCACAGCTAGAGaggaattcaaacccagaaccCTGCCTCATTCCTAGTTCTCGCCCCTAACCTCAACTGCCTCTTCTCCTGCCATAACAACACAAGCCTTCATAGCTTATGTACTGCAAGCTGACATGGTTTGCAAAGGCCTTGGGGATCAACTGGCAGAGGCTGGGGCCAAGTCTCCAGTCCCTGAGTCCCATGTGGAACCTTCCAGGGGTGAGGCAGGGCCAGGCTACTGCCTGAATCCCCTGCATCCTCCTCCTCACTGTAGCAGCTGCAACTTCCTGGGCCCTCAGTAAGTGCCAAGAGCCTTCAAGTCACAGCTACTCCAAGGGATGGGTACGTTCTTGTTCTCATTTTCCAAGTGAGTAAACCAGAGAAACTCACCTTGCCCAGGGACACAGCTGACAAATGGCTGACCCTGAACCAAACCCAGATTCAAATCCAAAATCATGTTCTTAGAGGGGAAGGATGAGACATCCAGTCCCTGCCTCCACGAGCAGGCAGGAGGGGTCATTTCCTGTCCTCCCACAATTTTGGCCAAGACGTATGATGACGGACAGATGGATGCTGACGGCAGCCAGGAGGAACCAGCCTCTTCTAATCATGGCAACCTtggagatgaggtcatgaggacaGGCGTGGCTGTCTTGTCCCTCCCGTTGGGGAGGAGGAGTCCTCCGGAAAGAGGGGTATGGCTGAGGGGAagccccacacacacccaccacaCCCACCAAGGGCCAAAAGAGATCCCTGTTGTTTGCAGTTAAGGCCCTGGGCCCTGAAGCCAGGCTAACTAACCTCCTACCCtatctgtaaaacaaggataatGGTAATTCCTACCTCAAAGGGAAAGTGTGCAGATTACATACATAGCAGGAGTAAAGCACTGCAAATAGTACCTGGCAATGGTAAACCTTCAAAAAATGTCAGccacatgatgatgatgatgatggtgatggtgatgatgatgatgacgatttcactctctctctctctctctctcattatagGACTAACAGACAAAGAATACGGATATGCTGCTGAAGTGGGCACTTGTCTGTCAGCCTCAGAGGTGATGCTGGGAAGGGCAGCAAGAGAATCCTGGGGCTGGGACAAGATGAAGTTCCTGGGGGCTCCAGATGAGACCTCCTCCCTCCTGATCATTTGTCTTTGGGATGTTCTCATCTTGCTGAGAGTCCCAAAGactgcctttctctccctctccccagctgccAGTGTCCCACCTGCCCAGCTCACCAAATCCCTGGAAACCACCTACACGAGCGGTccatatttcataaaatttgtgGGCTGAGAGCAAAGGATACTCACTTAAGTGggtcaataaaaacaaaaggagggggcgcctgggtggctcagttggttaagcgactgccttcggctcaggtcatgatcctggagtcccgggatcgagtcccacatcgggctccctgctcagcaggggg
This region includes:
- the IGSF23 gene encoding immunoglobulin superfamily member 23, which produces MRCPLDAGPGHSPAWKRLLLTGILIASCTCSASLDLPAPTSPDPLTEGASARLPVPRSPNGVLSTSWFQGHKARPETMIFSPEGFPGPNHIGQETLDTQSSLIIGNATAQDTVLETSRGRRSATEQILGQACSNGVMLLTFPYVFEGVIQSDLNYSVILECLASSITPKPVLHWTFNGKPYKIGAMLIIRRLSLEHLGTYVCTAKNSQGQCSSYPVTLSLPQDNVDPTDAEPIEPDPVLTVSGGAAIGLLVAGNIGAMMLIGGISLTIFQSIRTNRQRIRICC